One stretch of Chlamydia abortus DNA includes these proteins:
- the rpsB gene encoding 30S ribosomal protein S2, with protein sequence MEAGAHFGHQTRRWNPKMKLYIFEEKNGLYIINLAKTLYQLRKALPQVCKVIKENKPILFVGTKKQAKCVIKEAAIEAGEYFVAERWLGGMLTNMTTIRNSIKTLDKIEKDLTQNSSYLTKKEIALLAKRHQKLLKNLEGIRYLKKAPGLVIVVDPSYEKIAVAEAKKLGIPVLALVDTNCDPTPIDYVIPCNDDSLKSIRLIISTIKDSIIDTKKKLGVEIVSPIKTLDIQDSEDMDVYATDEDNRQEDLLAKKYDSNEAN encoded by the coding sequence ATGGAAGCGGGAGCTCATTTTGGGCACCAAACCCGAAGATGGAATCCAAAGATGAAACTTTACATCTTTGAAGAAAAAAATGGTCTTTACATCATCAATTTAGCAAAAACTCTTTATCAATTACGTAAAGCTCTCCCACAAGTTTGTAAGGTTATTAAGGAAAATAAACCTATTCTCTTTGTAGGGACGAAAAAACAAGCCAAATGTGTCATTAAAGAAGCTGCTATTGAAGCTGGCGAATACTTTGTTGCTGAGCGTTGGTTAGGCGGCATGTTGACTAACATGACGACTATTAGAAACTCCATCAAAACGTTGGATAAGATCGAAAAAGACCTGACTCAAAATAGTTCTTACCTTACGAAAAAAGAAATCGCCCTACTCGCTAAACGTCATCAAAAATTATTGAAGAACCTTGAAGGTATTCGTTACCTGAAGAAAGCTCCTGGTCTTGTTATCGTTGTTGATCCTAGTTATGAAAAGATTGCTGTTGCAGAAGCTAAAAAGCTCGGTATCCCCGTATTGGCTTTAGTAGATACTAACTGTGATCCAACTCCTATCGACTATGTGATTCCTTGCAATGACGATTCTTTAAAAAGCATTCGCTTAATCATTAGCACAATTAAAGATAGTATCATTGATACCAAGAAAAAACTTGGCGTTGAGATTGTCTCTCCAATTAAAACTCTAGACATACAAGATAGCGAAGATATGGACGTCTACGCAACCGATGAGGACAATCGTCAAGAAGATCTATTAGCAAAAAAATATGACAGTAATGAGGCTAACTAA
- a CDS encoding UvrB/UvrC motif-containing protein: MATSKPHLCYHCQKPATICYTEVDKDKILRSYVCDSCPCPSHYYSRDNIVLGSSGTSVTLECGNCKTVWKPTADENQLFGCHLCYTNFKTQLIPKLVHTKAMCSSATADNGRGGLHIGRSPGEAASMNPLLKLIALNEALQDTLAREDYEQAAVIRDQINHLKNQNSHDSSQ, translated from the coding sequence ATGGCAACTTCTAAACCCCACCTATGTTACCATTGTCAAAAGCCGGCAACAATTTGTTATACTGAAGTAGATAAGGATAAGATCTTACGTTCTTATGTGTGTGATTCTTGTCCGTGTCCTAGTCATTACTATAGTCGTGACAACATTGTGTTAGGTTCTTCTGGGACTTCTGTAACTTTAGAATGTGGCAATTGTAAAACCGTATGGAAGCCAACTGCTGATGAAAATCAGCTATTTGGTTGTCACTTATGTTACACAAACTTTAAAACACAACTCATACCCAAGCTCGTGCATACTAAAGCTATGTGTTCATCGGCAACGGCGGACAATGGCCGAGGTGGTTTGCATATTGGTCGTTCCCCTGGAGAAGCGGCGAGTATGAATCCCCTCCTTAAATTAATAGCGTTAAACGAGGCTCTTCAGGATACGCTAGCTCGTGAAGATTATGAGCAAGCTGCTGTAATACGAGATCAGATTAATCATTTAAAAAATCAGAATTCGCATGATTCTTCCCAATGA
- a CDS encoding secretin N-terminal domain-containing protein, protein MKIVTSNIGRKILQVINKKKGKIGVLSILLFFDLVLLGVNSQKPATDEPRSRVKNSQTDEKSQIAACPKNIVNKTSAKKSDKQAVVKNFPSNQPRHFKKSTQTFSPGFSEGSPFAKPEAKKRLQDNRYTQTTAKKTPRFLSKQEEKTEVTEGKSEEERIWEDKRAYAKRAVNAINFSVKKLVEESDKKSSQEEGFKVDHHSGSPNALTKSPDKQPSIDKIAIQPEATKEEEEAPALLKGKQITCEDLKDNGYTVNFEDISVLELLQFVSKISGTNFVFDSNDLNFNVTIVSHDPTSVDDLSTILLQVLKMHDLKVVEQGNNVLIYRNPRLSKLSTVVTDGSAKDNCEAVVVTRVFRLYSVHPTSAVNIIQPLLSHDAIVSASEATRHVIVSDIAGNVEKVGELLAALDSPGTSVDMSEYEVRYANPASLVSYCQDVLGAMAEDEAFQIFIQPGTNKIFVVSSPRLTNKAIQLLKSLDVPEMAHTLDDVTSPASALGTSGAANPKSLRFFMYKLKYQNGAAIAQAIQDIGYNLYVTTAMDEDFINTLNSIQWLDVNNSIVVIGNQTNVDKVVSLLNGLDLPPKQVYIEVLILETSLEKSWDFGVQWVALGDEQGKVAYASGLLSNTGLANPAKSTVPPAKPSPGDIPLPTPGQLAGISDMMYASSAFGLGIIGNVLSHKGKSFLTLGGLLSALDQDGDTVIVLNPRIMAQDTQQASFFVGQTIPFQTTSTIIQETGTVTQNIEYEDIGVNLVVASTIAPNNVVTLQIEQTISELHSAQGTLTPVTDKTYAATRLQVPDGCFLVMSGHIRDKTTKIVTGVPLLNSIPLLRGLFSRTIDQRQKRNIMMFIKPKVISSFEEGTKLTNKEGYRYNWEANEGSMQVAPRHAPECQHPPALQVESDFKMLEIEAQ, encoded by the coding sequence GTGAAAATAGTGACGTCGAACATTGGAAGAAAGATCTTACAGGTCATAAATAAGAAAAAAGGAAAAATCGGAGTACTTTCTATTCTGTTGTTCTTTGACCTGGTTTTGCTTGGTGTGAATTCTCAAAAACCTGCAACTGACGAGCCGAGATCTCGAGTTAAAAACTCCCAAACTGACGAGAAAAGCCAAATTGCTGCCTGTCCTAAAAACATAGTCAATAAAACATCAGCAAAAAAATCTGATAAGCAGGCCGTAGTTAAAAACTTCCCGTCGAACCAGCCACGGCATTTTAAAAAATCTACGCAGACGTTTTCTCCAGGATTTTCTGAAGGTTCACCATTTGCTAAGCCTGAAGCGAAAAAACGCCTTCAGGATAATCGCTACACGCAAACTACTGCAAAAAAGACCCCTAGGTTCCTCTCTAAACAAGAAGAAAAAACTGAAGTTACTGAAGGGAAAAGTGAAGAAGAGCGTATTTGGGAAGATAAACGTGCTTACGCTAAACGCGCTGTAAATGCCATAAACTTCAGTGTTAAAAAACTGGTGGAAGAAAGCGACAAAAAAAGTTCCCAGGAAGAAGGCTTTAAAGTTGATCATCATTCTGGATCCCCGAACGCATTAACGAAATCACCAGATAAACAACCCTCGATTGATAAAATAGCCATACAGCCCGAGGCAACAAAAGAGGAAGAAGAAGCGCCCGCGCTATTGAAAGGGAAACAAATTACTTGTGAAGACCTGAAAGACAACGGTTATACTGTAAATTTCGAAGACATCTCTGTTCTTGAGCTATTACAGTTCGTGAGTAAGATTTCAGGAACCAACTTTGTTTTCGATAGTAATGATTTAAATTTCAATGTAACGATTGTTTCTCACGATCCTACATCTGTAGACGATCTCTCTACGATTCTTTTACAAGTCTTAAAAATGCATGACTTGAAAGTTGTAGAACAAGGAAATAACGTCCTTATTTATCGTAATCCACGTCTTTCTAAGTTGTCTACGGTAGTCACTGATGGTTCTGCAAAAGATAATTGCGAAGCTGTTGTAGTGACTCGTGTATTCCGTTTATACAGTGTACATCCTACATCAGCTGTAAATATTATCCAGCCTTTGCTCTCCCATGATGCTATAGTCAGCGCTTCAGAAGCCACACGTCATGTCATCGTGTCGGACATTGCTGGCAATGTAGAGAAAGTAGGAGAGTTGCTAGCAGCTCTAGATAGTCCCGGTACATCCGTAGATATGTCTGAGTATGAAGTCCGCTATGCAAATCCGGCGTCATTAGTGAGCTATTGCCAAGATGTTCTTGGCGCCATGGCAGAGGATGAAGCTTTTCAAATTTTCATACAGCCAGGAACAAATAAGATTTTTGTAGTTTCCTCCCCGCGTTTAACAAACAAGGCAATACAACTGCTCAAATCCTTAGATGTTCCAGAAATGGCACATACATTAGATGACGTAACTAGTCCTGCATCCGCTCTCGGAACATCAGGAGCTGCGAATCCTAAAAGCTTGCGCTTTTTCATGTATAAGCTGAAGTATCAAAATGGCGCAGCTATTGCTCAAGCAATTCAAGACATCGGTTATAATCTCTACGTCACCACAGCTATGGATGAAGATTTCATCAACACATTGAATAGTATTCAATGGTTAGATGTGAACAATTCTATCGTTGTTATCGGAAATCAAACCAACGTAGATAAAGTAGTCAGCTTACTCAATGGCTTGGATCTACCTCCCAAGCAAGTATACATTGAAGTTTTGATCTTAGAGACAAGTTTAGAAAAGTCTTGGGATTTCGGGGTTCAATGGGTGGCTCTCGGTGATGAACAAGGGAAAGTCGCTTATGCTTCAGGATTGTTGAGCAATACCGGTCTTGCGAATCCTGCAAAATCTACAGTACCTCCTGCAAAACCTTCTCCAGGAGATATCCCTTTACCTACGCCGGGTCAGCTAGCCGGTATTAGCGATATGATGTATGCATCTTCAGCATTTGGTTTGGGGATCATCGGAAACGTTCTAAGCCATAAGGGCAAATCTTTTCTAACCCTAGGGGGGCTGCTCAGTGCCTTAGATCAAGATGGCGACACTGTGATAGTTCTTAACCCAAGAATTATGGCCCAGGATACGCAACAAGCATCTTTCTTCGTTGGACAGACTATACCGTTCCAAACGACCAGTACCATTATTCAAGAAACAGGAACAGTTACACAAAATATCGAATATGAAGATATCGGTGTGAATCTTGTTGTTGCTTCAACCATAGCACCAAATAACGTTGTTACCTTACAAATAGAACAAACGATTTCCGAGCTACACTCTGCTCAAGGAACACTTACACCGGTAACAGATAAAACATACGCCGCTACACGTTTGCAAGTTCCTGATGGTTGTTTCTTAGTCATGAGTGGCCATATCAGAGATAAAACTACGAAAATTGTTACTGGAGTTCCTCTTTTAAACTCCATACCTTTGCTTCGAGGTTTATTCAGCAGAACAATAGATCAAAGGCAAAAACGCAACATCATGATGTTCATTAAGCCTAAGGTGATTAGTAGTTTTGAAGAAGGAACAAAATTAACCAATAAAGAAGGCTATAGATACAATTGGGAAGCTAATGAAGGCTCGATGCAGGTAGCACCGCGACATGCTCCTGAATGTCAACACCCCCCAGCACTGCAAGTAGAAAGTGATTTTAAAATGCTAGAAATAGAAGCCCAATAA
- a CDS encoding protein arginine kinase, with the protein MILPNDLLLNFASKKDAPPTNKTWPITTFSLSRNLSIAKFLPCLSREKKQEILEVIASHFNHIEGFDEFLVLPLKDAPAWQKEFLIEHFLFPYDLTGNPEGEALIVNRSGNILAAINFRDHLILHAIDFTSEPEKALDQLVRLDSYLNEKLAFAFSPDFGFLTTNPRECGTGLKSQSFLHAPALVYSRELAEIIDEDTEVACSGILPGTPEYIGNIVVLSNKCSLGLTEEQILSSLRIWSSKIAVAEASAKKKHAEQNPGELKNHILRALGLLTHSYHLDLQETLDALSWIQLGISLGWIQGSDNSSIWNPVFWQARRGHLALTKQPEDNKSLQKEVISQLRADVLKRLAEGLSANGF; encoded by the coding sequence ATGATTCTTCCCAATGACTTACTTCTTAATTTTGCTAGTAAGAAAGACGCTCCTCCTACAAATAAAACCTGGCCTATAACGACGTTCTCACTATCTAGGAACCTTTCCATAGCGAAGTTTCTTCCTTGCTTATCTAGGGAGAAAAAACAAGAAATTTTAGAGGTTATCGCCTCACATTTTAACCATATTGAAGGTTTTGATGAGTTTCTAGTTTTACCCCTGAAAGATGCACCTGCCTGGCAAAAAGAGTTTCTCATTGAGCATTTTTTATTTCCCTATGATCTTACAGGTAACCCTGAAGGCGAAGCTCTTATTGTCAACCGCTCTGGAAATATTCTCGCCGCTATAAATTTCCGGGATCATCTGATTCTCCATGCTATAGATTTTACATCAGAACCCGAAAAAGCCTTAGATCAGCTTGTGCGGTTAGACAGTTATCTGAATGAAAAATTAGCATTTGCTTTTTCCCCTGATTTTGGTTTTCTAACTACAAATCCTCGAGAATGCGGCACAGGATTAAAAAGTCAGAGTTTTCTACATGCTCCGGCATTGGTTTACTCTCGCGAATTGGCTGAGATTATTGATGAGGATACAGAGGTTGCGTGTTCTGGCATTTTACCAGGAACTCCCGAATATATTGGGAATATTGTAGTTTTATCGAATAAATGTTCTTTAGGGCTTACCGAAGAACAAATCTTATCATCACTCAGAATATGGTCTTCGAAAATTGCTGTTGCCGAAGCTTCCGCGAAAAAGAAGCATGCTGAGCAAAATCCTGGGGAGTTAAAAAACCATATTCTGCGTGCTCTAGGCTTACTTACACACTCCTATCATTTAGATCTCCAAGAAACGTTAGATGCATTAAGTTGGATCCAATTAGGGATTAGCTTAGGATGGATCCAAGGTTCCGATAACAGTTCCATTTGGAATCCTGTATTCTGGCAGGCACGTCGTGGGCACTTAGCTCTTACAAAACAACCTGAAGATAATAAGAGTTTACAAAAAGAAGTTATCTCACAGTTACGTGCAGATGTGTTAAAGAGACTTGCCGAAGGCTTATCTGCTAATGGCTTTTAA
- the frr gene encoding ribosome recycling factor has protein sequence MSILADTEKKMAAALEFFTKEVRSFRTGKANPALVETVTVDVYGTTMRLSDLASISVADTRQLVISPYDANNVSAISKGIIAANLNLQPDVEGSIVRIKIPEPTAEYRNEVIKQLRRKSEEAKVAIRNIRRESNDKLKKDSDLTEDAVKGMEKKIQELTDKFCKQIDKMSKQKEVDLSSI, from the coding sequence ATGTCCATTCTAGCTGATACTGAAAAAAAAATGGCAGCTGCTTTAGAATTTTTCACTAAAGAAGTCCGTTCATTTAGAACAGGGAAAGCTAATCCTGCTTTAGTAGAAACAGTTACTGTGGATGTGTATGGCACGACGATGAGGCTATCGGATTTAGCCTCTATTTCTGTAGCTGATACACGCCAGTTAGTCATTTCCCCTTACGATGCTAATAACGTCTCTGCTATATCCAAAGGGATTATTGCTGCAAATTTAAATTTGCAACCTGATGTAGAAGGATCCATAGTACGTATTAAAATTCCCGAACCGACAGCAGAATACCGAAATGAAGTGATTAAGCAGTTACGTCGTAAATCTGAAGAAGCCAAAGTAGCTATTCGCAATATCCGTAGGGAATCTAACGATAAGTTAAAAAAGGATTCTGATTTAACAGAAGACGCTGTTAAGGGAATGGAGAAAAAAATCCAGGAATTAACAGATAAGTTTTGTAAGCAAATCGACAAAATGTCCAAGCAAAAAGAAGTTGATCTTTCATCGATTTGA
- the tsf gene encoding translation elongation factor Ts codes for MSNFSMETLKLLRQQTGVGLTKCKEALAECNGNLEEAVVYLRKLGLASASKKEHRETKEGVIAAKSDSRGTAVVEVNVETDFVANNAVFRTFVDGLVEDVLNHKVDNVDALLQLPSSQDASLTVDELRAVTMQTVGENIRINRIKYLPKTTNESVGIYSHGNGKTVSVTVLSGISDEESLAKDISMHIVAAQPLFLNKESVPEDALAREKEVISSQIQGKPQAVIDKIISGKLGTFFQDVCLLEQAFIKNPDITIQGLINEASKTRGNSVEVKEFILWKIGA; via the coding sequence ATGAGCAACTTTTCTATGGAAACCCTCAAACTCTTAAGACAGCAGACCGGTGTGGGGTTAACCAAGTGTAAGGAAGCTTTAGCCGAGTGCAATGGAAATCTTGAAGAAGCTGTAGTTTACTTACGTAAATTAGGTCTTGCCTCAGCTAGTAAAAAAGAACATAGGGAAACGAAAGAAGGCGTTATCGCAGCAAAAAGCGATTCTCGCGGCACTGCTGTCGTTGAAGTTAACGTGGAAACAGACTTCGTAGCTAATAATGCCGTCTTTCGAACTTTCGTTGATGGTCTTGTTGAAGACGTCTTAAACCATAAAGTAGATAATGTTGATGCATTGCTACAACTCCCCTCATCGCAAGATGCTTCTCTTACAGTAGATGAGTTACGTGCTGTAACCATGCAAACCGTCGGAGAAAATATCCGCATCAACAGAATTAAGTATTTGCCAAAAACAACTAATGAAAGTGTGGGCATTTACTCTCATGGTAATGGGAAAACCGTTTCTGTCACTGTTCTTTCTGGAATTTCTGATGAAGAAAGCCTCGCGAAAGATATTTCGATGCATATCGTAGCAGCTCAACCTCTGTTCTTAAATAAAGAAAGTGTCCCTGAAGATGCTCTAGCAAGAGAAAAAGAAGTTATTTCTTCTCAAATACAAGGAAAACCCCAAGCAGTTATTGATAAAATCATCAGTGGCAAGTTGGGAACATTCTTCCAAGATGTTTGTCTACTAGAACAAGCTTTCATTAAAAACCCTGATATCACTATTCAAGGTTTGATTAATGAGGCCAGCAAAACTAGAGGCAACTCCGTCGAAGTGAAGGAATTCATTTTATGGAAAATAGGAGCTTAA
- a CDS encoding porin has product MKKLLKSALLFAATGSALSLQALPVGNPAEPSLLIDGTMWEGASGDPCDPCSTWCDAISIRAGYYGDYVFDRVLKVDVNKTITGMGAVPTGTAAANYKTPTDRPNIAYGKHLQDAEWFTNAAFLALNIWDRFDIFCTLGASNGYFKASSAAFNLVGLIGVKGSSIAADQLPNVGITQGIVEFYTDTTFSWSVGARGALWECGCATLGAEFQYAQSNPKIEMLNVVSSPAQFVVHKPRGYKGTAFPLPLTAGTDQATDTKSATIKYHEWQVGLALSYRLNMLVPYISVNWSRATFDADAIRIAQPKLAAAVLNLTTWNPTLLGEATALDTSNKFADFLQIASIQINKMKSRKACGVAVGATLIDADKWSITGEARLINERAAHMNAQFRF; this is encoded by the coding sequence ATGAAAAAACTCTTGAAATCGGCATTATTGTTTGCCGCTACGGGTTCCGCTCTCTCCTTACAAGCCTTGCCTGTAGGGAACCCAGCTGAACCAAGTTTATTAATCGATGGCACTATGTGGGAAGGTGCTTCAGGTGATCCTTGCGATCCTTGCTCTACTTGGTGTGATGCTATCAGCATCCGCGCAGGATACTACGGAGATTATGTTTTCGATCGTGTATTAAAAGTTGATGTGAATAAAACTATCACCGGCATGGGTGCAGTTCCTACAGGAACCGCAGCAGCTAATTACAAAACTCCTACGGATAGACCCAACATCGCTTACGGCAAACACTTACAAGACGCCGAATGGTTCACCAATGCAGCTTTCCTCGCATTGAATATCTGGGATCGCTTTGATATTTTCTGCACATTAGGCGCTTCTAATGGGTACTTCAAAGCTAGTTCTGCGGCATTCAACCTCGTTGGTTTGATTGGTGTTAAAGGATCCTCCATAGCAGCTGATCAGCTTCCCAATGTAGGCATCACTCAAGGAATCGTTGAATTTTATACAGATACAACATTCTCTTGGAGTGTAGGTGCACGCGGAGCTTTATGGGAGTGTGGTTGTGCGACTTTAGGAGCAGAGTTCCAATACGCTCAGTCTAATCCTAAAATTGAAATGTTGAATGTAGTCTCCAGCCCAGCACAATTTGTGGTTCACAAGCCTAGAGGATACAAGGGAACAGCATTTCCTTTACCTCTAACAGCTGGTACTGATCAGGCAACTGACACTAAGTCGGCTACAATTAAATACCACGAATGGCAAGTTGGTTTAGCGCTCTCTTATCGATTGAACATGCTTGTTCCTTACATTAGCGTAAACTGGTCACGAGCAACTTTTGATGCTGACGCTATCCGCATCGCTCAACCTAAATTAGCTGCTGCTGTGTTAAACTTGACCACATGGAACCCAACCCTTTTAGGAGAAGCTACAGCTTTAGATACTAGCAACAAATTCGCTGACTTCTTGCAAATTGCTTCGATTCAGATCAACAAAATGAAGTCTAGAAAAGCTTGTGGTGTAGCTGTTGGTGCAACGTTAATCGACGCTGACAAATGGTCAATCACTGGTGAAGCACGCTTAATCAATGAAAGAGCCGCTCACATGAATGCTCAATTCAGATTCTAA
- the pyrH gene encoding UMP kinase, translating to MSKRITRVLFKISGESLSTDSGNRIDEVRLSRLVAELRAVRNCDIETALVIGGGNILRGLAQQKELQINRVSADQMGMLATLINGMAVADALKADDIPCLLTSTLSCPQLADLYTPQKSEEALNQGKIVICTTGTGSPYLTTDTGAALRACELKVDILLKATMHVDGVYNKDPRSFSDAVKYDRISFKDFLAQGLGVMDASAVSLCMDSNIPIRVFSFVKHSLEQAIFDENIGTLIGEEATHVHSS from the coding sequence ATGTCTAAGCGAATAACACGAGTCTTATTTAAGATATCCGGAGAATCTCTCTCTACAGACAGCGGGAATCGAATTGATGAAGTTCGTTTATCCAGATTGGTAGCGGAATTGCGCGCTGTACGCAATTGTGATATTGAAACAGCTCTTGTTATAGGCGGAGGCAATATCCTTAGAGGCCTTGCTCAACAAAAAGAATTACAAATTAATCGCGTGTCTGCTGACCAAATGGGAATGCTAGCCACTTTAATTAATGGTATGGCTGTGGCAGACGCTTTAAAAGCTGACGACATCCCTTGTTTATTGACTTCTACACTGTCTTGTCCTCAACTAGCAGACTTATACACCCCTCAAAAGTCTGAAGAAGCTTTAAACCAAGGGAAAATTGTAATTTGCACAACAGGAACAGGGTCTCCTTACTTAACAACTGATACAGGAGCAGCTTTGCGTGCTTGTGAGTTAAAAGTGGATATTCTGCTCAAAGCTACTATGCATGTGGATGGCGTGTATAACAAAGATCCTCGATCATTCAGCGATGCTGTAAAATATGATCGGATTAGCTTTAAAGATTTCCTAGCTCAAGGATTAGGCGTTATGGACGCTTCTGCTGTATCTTTATGCATGGATTCTAATATTCCTATTCGGGTCTTTAGCTTTGTTAAACACTCTCTAGAGCAAGCGATCTTTGATGAGAATATCGGAACATTAATTGGTGAGGAAGCTACACATGTCCATTCTAGCTGA